One window from the genome of Pseudonocardia hierapolitana encodes:
- a CDS encoding DUF5313 family protein, which yields MSGSDARPVSSRRPGPARWLWYAFGGRLPAAHREWVLYDLTCRTWPLRHLARLLTQLVPVVVILLVLIPGPLWIRVMGVLVADRAHVLLRLPLRGHRAASDESRLPQWHCASGSAGAARGPGAPEGR from the coding sequence GCGACCGGGACCCGCCCGTTGGCTGTGGTACGCCTTTGGCGGCCGGCTTCCGGCAGCGCACCGGGAATGGGTGCTGTACGACCTCACCTGCCGCACTTGGCCGCTACGCCACCTCGCACGGTTGCTGACCCAGCTCGTGCCGGTCGTGGTGATCCTACTCGTGCTGATTCCGGGCCCATTGTGGATCCGAGTCATGGGCGTGCTGGTCGCTGATCGGGCTCATGTACTCCTTCGTCTTCCTCTACGAGGCCACCGAGCGGCGAGCGACGAAAGCCGGCTACCCCAGTGGCACTGTGCAAGTGGTTCGGCAGGAGCGGCACGCGGCCCGGGCGCTCCGGAAGGCCGCTGA